The Primulina huaijiensis isolate GDHJ02 unplaced genomic scaffold, ASM1229523v2 scaffold33225, whole genome shotgun sequence genome contains the following window.
ataggttgttgactttggtttttgtttttatgactctagttggagtatattttgatataaaatgctgcttgagtttttcgggatgtcctgcttacggggaggtcatgccgaaatttttctaggccctgaggtccgttttaaagtatttttaaaccatttccgCTGCAGTTTTANCGATTTGTTTACTTTCATTCTACTAGTTTTGGTGTTTTATCGTATAGAATGGAGGGTGGTGGAGAAATTCCTGTTGATGAGATTCCTTTagctcgaggtcgaggtcgtggacgtggtagAGCTCGTGTCCGTGTTGTTGATGATACTTTTGTTGAGCAAGTTGCTGATCATCTAGACCAGCTTAGGATGGATGAATTAGTTGCGCGTTTCCATTCTATGTATCCACCTCGATTCAGTGGTTCGGAGGGAGCTGAGAAAGCAGAATTGTGGATTTCTGAGATTgaggaattgtttgatttgattgagtatcCTCCAGAGTGTCGATTGAGATTAGCTGTGCATCAGTTGAAAGATCGTGCCAAAATGTGGTGGTCTACTACATTGATGACTTTAGATGCTCAGAGGATTTTTCCATCATGGGATATATTCAAGCTGAAGTTTAAGGAAAGTTATTGTCCTCCATCATTCTACAGTTCTAAGGCTTCTGAGTTTCATAACCTGAAACAAGGCGATATGTCAGTTGCAGAGTATGCTgatactttttatgctatgctGAGATATGCTCCTCATGTTGCTGCGAGTCAGGTTGCTGTTGTTGAAAGTTTCATTGAAGGACTGAACGATCATTTGCACCCTTTTGTTTATACCGGTAAGCCACTAAATTATCTTGAAGAAGTGGAAATAGCAAAAAGGGCTGAAGCTAGTCTTAAGAGGAGTGACAATCGAGTTCCTACCCAACATCATCAGTCGGGGAGGCAACAATTCAGTTCATCTGGTTCTGCATCTCTTCGTCCACGTGGAAAACAATTTAAGAAGCCTGGTTCTAGTTCTTCGAGTTCGGGGAGTTCAGGGAACCATGGTGGATATCGCTATAGTGGACCTTACTGTGATCACTGTGGAGGCAAGCATTCCAGTAATCAATGTGTTGGAGTTCAAGGGATTTGCAATGTTTGTGGTCGGCCGGGtcattttgctagagtttgtcctaGTAAGACGGGGAAATCAGCCCAGGCAGGTAGTGGAGCTCCAAGTAATAGAATTCCAGCAGCGTCCCAGTCTTCCCATCAGCCTAGTCGCCCTTCGCATCAGAGTAGAGGGCAAGGTGGTCAACAGAATCAGTCATCTGCTCATGTATTTGCCTTGGCTGAGGATGAGGCTCAGGCAGCTCCAGGTACTGTCATTATTGGTAACTGTACTCTATGTGGTTTTATAGCACGAGTGTTATTTGATACCGGAGCATCTCATTCCTTTGTTTCTCATGCATTCGTCGTTTCGCATGATCTTCGCACCACTAGTATGAATTCCAATCTATCTGTTGCTACTCCGATGGGCAAAATGATTATCACTGATAATGTGGTGTTCAATGCGGTTTTGTttcatgatgaaaatgttctataTCTGAATCTCATAGTTCTACCTATGTATGACTTTGATTGCATCGTTGGTATGGATGTTTTGACTGCTAATCGTGCCACTGTTGACTGTTATCGAGGAATAGTTCGTTTCAGACCTAGCTTTGCACCTAAATGGAATTTCTATGGTCG
Protein-coding sequences here:
- the LOC140968208 gene encoding uncharacterized protein is translated as MEGGGEIPVDEIPLARGRGRGRGRARVRVVDDTFVEQVADHLDQLRMDELVARFHSMYPPRFSGSEGAEKAELWISEIEELFDLIEYPPECRLRLAVHQLKDRAKMWWSTTLMTLDAQRIFPSWDIFKLKFKESYCPPSFYSSKASEFHNLKQGDMSVAEYADTFYAMLRYAPHVAASQVAVVESFIEGLNDHLHPFVYTGKPLNYLEEVEIAKRAEASLKRSDNRVPTQHHQSGRQQFSSSGSASLRPRGKQFKKPGSSSSSSGSSGNHGGYRYSGPYCDHCGGKHSSNQCVGVQGICNVCGRPGHFARVCPSKTGKSAQAGSGAPSNRIPAASQSSHQPSRPSHQSRGQGGQQNQSSAHVFALAEDEAQAAPGTVIIGNCTLCGFIARVLFDTGASHSFVSHAFVVSHDLRTTSMNSNLSVATPMGKMIITDNVVFNAVLFHDENVLYLNLIVLPMYDFDCIVGMDVLTANRATVDCYRGIVRFRPSFAPKWNFYGRGSQAKIPLISAIEMNRLLDSGHEGFLVYAVDLSQDERRISDIHVVCEFPDVFPEEIPGFPPEREVEFSIELMPGTEPISRAPYRLAPVELKELKEQLQDLLSKGYIRPSSSPWGAPILFVKKKDGTMRMCIDYRQLNKSTIKNKYPLPRIDDLFDQLQGTSVYSKIDLRSGYHQVRVRQEDVPKTAFRTRYGHFEFLVMPFGLTNAPAVFMDLMNRVFRKYLDRFVIVFIDDILVYSKSEEEHAKHLRLVLRILQKNQLYAKLSKCEFWLDKIVFLGHVISQHGISVDPSKVEAVLNWARPTNVPEICSFMGLAGYYRRFIENFSKIARPIAQLT